In the Leishmania donovani BPK282A1 complete genome, chromosome 29 genome, one interval contains:
- a CDS encoding guanine deaminase, putative, with translation MPVQAFLGTVFETPDRHTLNIIQDALVVVQDGTIEQVINPATDAATYASVLEAASAAGHLTRLQKGQYLIPGLIDLHVHAPQWPQLGMALDKSLDTWLQQYSFPLEARYKDLEFAEKSYSSLVSALLANGTTTVAYFASIHLEASLLLARICLEKGQRAVVGRVAMDLADQCPEYYRDASPKESVAQSEAFVQQVRALKGNTEGLVLPAVIPRFIPSCSDAALRGLGELAKSYGCHVQTHCSESDWEHNHVIERCGKHDALALDDFGLLTRRTVLAHCNYLSTEDMQLVKARGAAVGHCPLSNFYFSGAVFPLKKALDMGVHVGMGTDISGGPSASLFDACRYALAAGRALESGTDPCLSATERSQHSGARVSSVEAFFVATANGGISLDLKVGRIAPGYMFDVLVIDTTLPNSSLMIFEGIDTLEDVFQKIVYNAAPHNILRTYVNGRLVSQH, from the coding sequence ATGCCTGTTCAGGCGTTTTTGGGAACCGTCTTTGAGACGCCGGACCGGCACACACTGAACATTATCCAGGACGCCCTGGTTGTGGTGCAAGACGGCACCATTGAACAGGTCATCAATCCGGCAACTGATGCTGCAACCTATGCAAGCGTGCTCGAGGCGGCTTCGGCCGCCGGCCACCTCACTCGCCTCCAGAAGGGCCAGTACCTGATCCCTGGACTCATTGATCTGCACGTCCACGCTCCGCAGTGGCCGCAGCTTGGCATGGCACTTGATAAGAGTTTGGATACGTGGCTGCAGCAGTACTCGTTCCCGTTGGAGGCGCGTTACAAAGATCTGGAGTTCGCGGAGAAGTCGTACAGCTCACTCGTgtccgcgctgctggcgaatggaacgacgacggtggcgtaCTTTGCGTCGATTCACCTAGAGGCCAGCCTGCTCCTTGCACGTATCTGCTTGGAGAAGGGACAGCGAGCAGTGGTGGGTCGTGTTGCAATGGACCTTGCTGATCAGTGCCCAGAGTACTACCGAGACGCCTCGCCGAAGGAGTCAGTGGCGCAGTCGGAGGCTTttgtgcagcaggtgcgcgcgctgAAGGGCAATACTGAAGGCCTCGTGCTCCCGGCGGTGATCCCTCGTTTCATTCCGAGTTgcagcgatgcggcgctACGTGGACTGGGTGAGCTGGCGAAGAGCTATGGCTGCCATGTGCAGACACACTGCTCCGAGAGTGATTGGGAGCACAACCATGTGATTGAGCGGTGCGGCAAGCATGACGCCCTTGCGCTCGATGACTTTGGACTTTTGACTCGACGGACTGTCCTGGCGCACTGCAACTACCTTTCCACGGAGGACATGCAACTGGTAAAGGCGCGCGGGGCAGCTGTGGGCCATTGCCCGCTGTCTAACTTCTACTTTTCTGGTGCGGTCTTCCCGTTGAAAAAGGCTTTGGACAtgggtgtgcatgtgggcATGGGCACGGACATCTCTGGAGGTCCGAGCGCCTCGCTGTTTGACGCGTGCCGCTACGCACTCGCGGCGGGCCGCGCGCTGGAGAGCGGCACCGATCCGTGTCTGAGTGCTACAGAGCGCAgccagcacagcggcgcccgCGTGAGCAGTGTGGAAGCGTTCTTCGTGGCTACTGCGAATGGTGGCATCTCCCTCGACCTCAAGGTCGGTCGCATCGCTCCCGGCTATATGTTCGACGTATTGGTGATCGACACCACGCTTCCGAACAGCAGCCTGATGATCTTCGAGGGCATCGACACCCTGGAGGACGTCTTCCAGAAGATCGTCTAcaacgcggcgccgcacaaCATTCTGCGAACATACGTGAATGGACGTCTGGTCTCGCAGCACTAA
- a CDS encoding ADP ribosylation factor 3, putative encodes MGLLTLLRKLKKSETEPRMLILGLDNAGKTSILRKLSDEDPTTTQATQGFNIKSINCEGFKLNMWDIGGQKAIRTYWPNYYDEVDCLIYVVDAADRRRLEETAAELDTLLQEEKLREAPVLIFSNKCDLATALSPENVSTALNLHSLRDRTWSIQKCSAKTGEGLHEGLEWAVKNLKPK; translated from the coding sequence ATGGGCCTTCTCACACTCCTTCGCAAGCTCAAAAAGAGCGAAACAGAGCCGCGCATGTTGATTTTGGGTCTCGATAATGCTGGAAAGACCTCAATTCTCCGCAAGCTGTCCGACGAAGACCCTACCACCACTCAGGCAACTCAGGGATTCAACATCAAATCCATCAACTGCGAGGGCTTTAAGCTGAACATGTGGGATATTGGTGGTCAAAAGGCGATCCGCACGTACTGGCCAAACTACTACGATGAAGTAGACTGCCTGATTTACGTCGTCGATGCTGCCGATCGGCGTCGCCtcgaggagacggcggcagagctCGACACGCTTCTGCAGGAAGAAAAGCTTCGGGAGGCTCCTGTGCTTATTTTCTCCAACAAGTGTGACCTCGCTACGGCACTGTCCCCGGAAAATGTAAGCACAGCACTCAATCTGCACAGCTTGCGCGATCGCACGTGGTCTATCCAGAAGTGCAGCGCGAAAACGGGCGAGGGCCTGCATGAAGGACTGGAGTGGGCGGTGAAGAACCTTAAGCCCAAGTGA